A stretch of the Paenibacillus dendritiformis genome encodes the following:
- a CDS encoding LacI family DNA-binding transcriptional regulator, translating into MVSIKDIAKKAGVSISTVSYALNGSSKVTDETSAKILAIARELNYVPNAAARTLKKRESKIVGVFLTDFKGDVYGELLDGMKEVCNAQGYDLIVCSGKQSHRMLPERMIDGAIILDQTFSSEELIQYADRNHRIVVLDRELDHPNINQVLLDNKAGATLATEYLVERGHKKIYVVTGPEGSYDSNQRMKAVKLVANRAEDVEWSEIPGNFKKSGGERAAEQIIQEYTGPAAVFCLNDDMAIGLCDRLADTEYRIGEHIHVIGFDNIELTRYMQPRLATIDYSKHKWGALAAEQLIKIISGEKVEHERIYVTLVEGESVGWG; encoded by the coding sequence GTGGTTAGTATCAAGGATATCGCTAAAAAAGCCGGAGTTTCGATTTCAACGGTATCTTATGCTCTTAACGGCAGCAGCAAAGTGACGGACGAGACAAGCGCTAAAATTTTGGCGATTGCCAGAGAACTGAACTATGTGCCCAATGCTGCCGCAAGAACATTGAAGAAGAGGGAGTCCAAGATCGTAGGCGTGTTCTTGACGGACTTCAAGGGGGATGTATACGGAGAGCTTCTCGACGGAATGAAGGAAGTCTGCAACGCGCAGGGCTATGATCTGATCGTGTGCAGCGGCAAGCAGTCCCATCGCATGCTTCCCGAGCGGATGATCGACGGCGCCATTATTTTGGACCAGACATTCTCAAGCGAAGAACTGATTCAATATGCGGACCGCAATCACCGCATCGTCGTGCTGGACCGGGAGCTGGATCATCCGAATATCAATCAGGTGCTGCTGGACAACAAGGCGGGAGCGACGCTGGCGACGGAATATTTGGTGGAGCGGGGTCACAAGAAAATTTACGTCGTGACGGGCCCCGAGGGCTCGTACGACTCCAATCAGCGGATGAAGGCCGTGAAGCTGGTCGCGAACCGGGCCGAGGATGTGGAATGGAGCGAGATTCCAGGCAATTTCAAGAAAAGCGGCGGGGAGCGTGCCGCAGAGCAGATTATCCAGGAATACACGGGGCCGGCCGCCGTCTTCTGCCTCAATGACGACATGGCGATCGGACTATGCGATCGGCTGGCCGACACCGAGTACCGGATCGGCGAGCATATCCATGTCATCGGCTTCGACAATATCGAGCTGACTCGTTACATGCAGCCGCGTCTCGCCACGATCGATTATTCCAAGCATAAATGGGGCGCGCTGGCCGCGGAGCAGCTCATCAAAATTATTTCCGGGGAAAAGGTCGAGCATGAACGGATTTACGTTACGCTCGTGGAGGGGGAGTCCGTCGGCTGGGGATGA
- a CDS encoding DUF2935 domain-containing protein, translated as MQFYYGQQMPLRVLDEAEFWKMQESEHTVVIREALTNLENHYVEALKQWEQALTRTHQNVVSYVESVIRSQYVPAQLHQQVIQLVTYCLDESMKFIELCRQIKTHSSTAKNKPIAQTILDHIIRESEYFIGIGRVILYGNAQG; from the coding sequence ATGCAATTTTATTATGGTCAGCAAATGCCACTGCGAGTTTTGGATGAAGCGGAATTTTGGAAAATGCAAGAGAGCGAGCACACAGTTGTCATTCGAGAGGCTCTAACAAATTTGGAGAACCATTATGTGGAGGCTCTAAAACAATGGGAGCAAGCCCTGACGAGAACTCATCAAAACGTCGTGAGTTACGTAGAATCGGTGATTCGCAGTCAATATGTCCCTGCTCAACTTCATCAACAGGTGATCCAGCTTGTGACATACTGCCTAGATGAAAGCATGAAATTTATTGAACTGTGCCGTCAGATTAAAACTCATAGTTCAACTGCTAAGAATAAGCCGATAGCCCAAACTATACTCGATCATATCATTAGGGAATCAGAATACTTTATCGGCATTGGGCGAGTCATTCTATACGGCAACGCTCAGGGCTAA
- a CDS encoding ABC transporter permease produces the protein METRASVEPAASRTERHLVPEVPPSRWRQWLKKIGVQKTLQLMALLGVAWMIVFNYIPMYGIIIAFQNFNIVRPIAEAPWVGLDHFREFLENDDLWNVLTNTLGISLLKLLIGFPLPILFALFLNELRSFRFKRAVQTISYLPHFLSWVILGGILATWLSDVGVINNILLGLKLIREPTNFLAEPGYFWSIIIASDIWKELGWSAIIYLAAISGVSPELYEAATIDGAGRFQKMWYVTLPSIKATIAILLILAVSGVLNSNFEQILVLRNSLNESASNVMDIFVYQTGIVSGRYSYATAVNLMKSVIAFFLLLLANYASRKINDTSLF, from the coding sequence ATGGAGACGCGCGCTTCCGTTGAACCCGCCGCTTCGCGGACGGAACGGCATCTCGTGCCCGAGGTTCCTCCTTCCCGTTGGCGCCAATGGCTGAAGAAGATCGGGGTCCAGAAGACGCTGCAGCTGATGGCGCTCCTGGGCGTGGCCTGGATGATTGTGTTCAACTATATCCCGATGTACGGCATTATCATTGCCTTCCAAAATTTCAACATCGTCCGCCCGATTGCCGAAGCGCCTTGGGTCGGACTGGATCATTTCCGGGAGTTCCTGGAGAACGACGATCTGTGGAACGTCCTGACCAACACGCTGGGCATCAGCTTGTTGAAGCTGCTGATCGGCTTTCCGCTGCCGATTCTATTCGCCTTGTTCCTGAACGAGCTTCGTTCGTTCCGCTTCAAGCGGGCCGTGCAGACGATCTCTTATTTGCCCCATTTCCTGTCGTGGGTCATTCTGGGGGGCATCCTGGCGACCTGGCTGTCCGATGTCGGGGTTATCAACAATATCCTGCTCGGGTTGAAGCTGATCCGGGAGCCGACGAACTTCCTGGCGGAGCCGGGTTATTTCTGGTCGATTATTATCGCGTCCGACATCTGGAAGGAGCTCGGCTGGTCCGCGATTATTTACTTGGCGGCCATCTCCGGCGTCTCGCCGGAATTGTATGAAGCCGCGACCATCGACGGCGCGGGACGCTTCCAGAAGATGTGGTACGTCACTCTGCCGAGCATCAAAGCCACGATTGCGATCCTGCTCATTCTCGCCGTCAGCGGCGTGCTCAATTCCAACTTCGAGCAGATCCTGGTGCTGCGCAACTCGCTGAACGAGAGCGCCAGCAATGTTATGGACATTTTCGTCTACCAGACCGGCATCGTGTCCGGCAGGTATTCCTATGCGACGGCAGTCAATCTGATGAAGTCGGTCATTGCCTTCTTCCTGCTGCTGCTGGCGAACTATGCTTCGCGCAAGATCAATGACACTTCCTTATTCTAG
- a CDS encoding carbohydrate ABC transporter permease: protein MSSSRAPRLAGEKAFDAVNTVMMLFICFLTLYPIWYVLVNSFNDGTDAMRGGIYWWPRQFSISNYAAVFSNPGIMQAMLITVAKTVIGTATHVFFTAMVAYAFSRKDLIGGKLYILIGTFTMFFSSGLIPYYLWIRDIGLLDNFLVYIIPAMFNFFHLIIFMTFFREIPAGLQEAAKIDGAGDFSIFVRVVIPVSMPVIATIALFQGVYQWNDYFTGMIYMNNTDLQPIQTFLYRVVAQASSNQMLAAAPSGITKTVTSQSLKLATMVVTTLPIVIVYPFLQKYFVKGFMIGSIKG from the coding sequence ATGTCATCCTCACGCGCGCCGCGGCTGGCCGGCGAGAAGGCGTTCGACGCGGTCAATACCGTCATGATGCTGTTCATCTGCTTCCTGACGCTGTACCCGATATGGTATGTGCTCGTCAATTCGTTCAATGACGGCACCGATGCGATGCGGGGCGGCATCTATTGGTGGCCGCGCCAATTCAGCATCTCGAACTATGCCGCCGTCTTCTCGAATCCCGGCATTATGCAGGCGATGCTCATTACGGTAGCCAAGACGGTCATCGGCACGGCCACGCATGTGTTTTTCACGGCGATGGTGGCTTATGCGTTCTCCCGCAAAGATCTGATCGGCGGCAAGCTCTATATTTTGATCGGCACGTTCACCATGTTTTTCAGCAGCGGGCTGATTCCTTACTACTTATGGATTCGCGACATCGGGCTGCTGGATAACTTCCTGGTCTATATCATTCCGGCGATGTTCAATTTTTTTCACCTGATTATCTTCATGACGTTCTTCCGGGAGATTCCCGCCGGGCTACAGGAGGCGGCCAAGATTGACGGCGCCGGCGATTTCTCGATCTTCGTTCGCGTCGTCATCCCGGTATCGATGCCGGTCATCGCGACGATCGCGCTCTTCCAGGGCGTCTATCAATGGAATGATTACTTCACCGGCATGATCTACATGAACAATACCGACCTGCAGCCAATTCAGACCTTCCTGTACCGCGTCGTCGCCCAAGCCTCCTCGAACCAGATGCTGGCGGCGGCCCCGAGCGGCATTACGAAGACGGTCACCTCGCAATCGCTGAAGCTGGCGACGATGGTCGTGACGACGCTGCCGATCGTCATCGTGTATCCGTTCCTGCAGAAGTATTTCGTCAAGGGCTTCATGATCGGCTCGATCAAGGGCTGA
- a CDS encoding extracellular solute-binding protein, which yields MRKRGSRLLLWVSILAMALTVLGGCASKGADTVNPGSDAPKDGEAAQQKLSPDEPGWKADTSPITFDWYLNFSWFPNKWGVDPTSQYITTKTGVDINFIVPAGNENEKLNTMIASGKLPDFITLGWWEDAVKLMVDGGLVLPLDELAEQYDPYFVKAADPAKLSWYRQPDGKTYVYPNASSSPKDFQKFGDQYVSNQTFVVRKDMYEALGKPDMRTPEGFLNALKAAKEKFPEVNGQPLIPIGVHEFTEFGNYTFEGYLQNFLAIPMEKDGKLYDRTSDPEYTAWLKTFRQANEMGLLAKDIFIDKRPQMEEKIAQGRYFAMMYQRSDFAAQEAALYEKDPDSVYIAIDGPANSKLDPPTLSGPAISGWTVTLISKDVKDKARAIRFLSYLISEEGQKDMFLGEKGVTYDTIDGKDQFKPEVLELLNKDRTAFDKQYGASHTFWMLMDTNMQIQWNPPAVEPFKQMEDWTRGKTVGFSQYDLLDPTGNSEEGIANNKLKLLWGKALPKMLLAQSDEEFDQIFQEYIEKRAASGYDKVEAYRQARFEENVKRLEEFLK from the coding sequence ATGCGCAAGCGCGGCAGTCGACTTCTGTTATGGGTGAGCATCCTGGCGATGGCGCTGACGGTTCTGGGCGGTTGCGCCTCCAAGGGGGCGGACACGGTCAACCCGGGCAGTGACGCGCCGAAGGACGGGGAGGCAGCTCAGCAGAAGCTGTCTCCGGATGAACCGGGCTGGAAGGCGGACACTTCGCCGATTACGTTCGATTGGTATTTGAACTTCTCCTGGTTCCCGAACAAATGGGGAGTTGATCCGACATCCCAATATATTACGACAAAAACCGGGGTCGATATCAACTTCATCGTGCCGGCGGGCAATGAGAACGAGAAGCTGAACACGATGATCGCCTCCGGCAAGCTTCCCGACTTCATCACGCTCGGCTGGTGGGAGGATGCCGTCAAGCTGATGGTGGATGGCGGCCTCGTCCTGCCGCTGGACGAATTGGCGGAGCAGTATGATCCGTACTTCGTGAAGGCGGCCGACCCGGCGAAGCTGTCCTGGTACCGCCAGCCGGACGGCAAGACGTACGTCTACCCGAACGCGTCCTCCTCGCCGAAGGACTTCCAGAAGTTCGGGGATCAATATGTGTCGAACCAGACCTTCGTCGTGCGCAAAGATATGTATGAAGCGCTCGGCAAGCCGGACATGCGGACGCCGGAGGGCTTCCTGAACGCCCTGAAGGCGGCGAAGGAGAAGTTCCCGGAAGTGAACGGACAGCCGCTGATTCCGATCGGGGTTCATGAGTTTACGGAATTCGGCAATTACACGTTCGAAGGGTATCTGCAGAACTTCCTGGCCATTCCGATGGAGAAGGACGGCAAGCTGTACGACCGCACCTCCGATCCGGAATATACGGCCTGGCTGAAGACGTTCCGCCAGGCGAACGAGATGGGACTGCTCGCGAAGGATATCTTCATCGACAAGCGGCCGCAGATGGAAGAGAAGATCGCGCAGGGCCGGTACTTCGCGATGATGTATCAGCGTTCCGACTTCGCCGCGCAGGAAGCGGCCTTGTACGAGAAGGATCCGGACTCGGTCTATATCGCGATCGACGGCCCGGCCAATTCCAAGCTGGATCCGCCGACCTTGTCCGGCCCGGCCATCTCCGGCTGGACGGTGACGCTCATCTCGAAGGATGTGAAGGATAAGGCGCGCGCCATCCGCTTCCTCAGTTATCTCATCAGCGAGGAAGGGCAGAAGGATATGTTCCTGGGCGAGAAGGGCGTCACCTACGATACGATCGACGGCAAGGATCAGTTCAAGCCGGAGGTGCTGGAGCTGCTGAACAAGGACCGCACGGCCTTCGACAAGCAGTACGGCGCGTCGCATACGTTCTGGATGCTGATGGATACAAATATGCAGATACAGTGGAATCCGCCAGCCGTCGAGCCTTTCAAGCAGATGGAGGATTGGACCCGAGGCAAGACGGTCGGATTCTCGCAATACGATCTGCTCGACCCGACGGGCAATTCGGAGGAAGGCATCGCGAACAACAAGCTGAAGCTGCTGTGGGGCAAGGCTCTCCCGAAAATGCTGCTGGCCCAGTCCGATGAGGAATTCGATCAAATCTTCCAGGAATATATCGAAAAGCGGGCTGCCAGCGGTTATGATAAGGTAGAAGCTTACAGGCAGGCCCGTTTTGAAGAAAATGTGAAGCGGCTGGAAGAGTTCTTGAAATAA
- a CDS encoding cache domain-containing sensor histidine kinase gives MFRRIRARLPWLIVWLERRTLQQRLVAAYVFIILIPSIFVSTFILNGWYDRYLEEALRNAEFLLEMEHVHIENQIETMGRAAQLSISDKEVIYYLQETDEPPTAELIEFNTNAFANLMRIQFNNPNIEHLRLFATNPKTHEIWPIILHERRIQAQPWYPTVMARQGMEWWNFERTDPDVIQRYKEEPDSRQPKVSLLREIEIPKDHHVGIVQVDMLLSKFLPKVYGSFQDEHSQLFLFDRTAELYTKPGHPFLLHYGMQEDVIAAQYKRLAAAGQEQHLQFTYKDTPFLMVYKDIPRLDARLVNVISLEKVFSDIRGMRNVMIIVNIVTLLALSVTTAFIHSFILKKLHQLTDSLKKMRQGRFDVNLDIRGGGEVGELAHHVRKMAQKINELVADAVNKQAMTKEAELKSLRNQIDSHFLYNTLENIKMLAEIENQLAISDSLTSLGALIRYNLRWPSEYVTLGEEIEHVRNYVALMNLRFDEPVHLHVDVPPGLEGREVLKMMLQPIVENSLKYAWLSLDDEREKRIRLTAWSELDILNLEVTDNGCGLTEAEADDLNRMIRREEPEEAHAEPAAGNQGGIGLRNVHQRLELYYGKEYEIHISGMPGRGTSVSLALPSCARRKES, from the coding sequence ATGTTCCGGCGCATCCGGGCCAGGCTTCCCTGGCTTATCGTCTGGCTGGAGCGGCGGACGCTGCAGCAGCGTCTGGTGGCCGCCTATGTCTTCATTATATTGATACCGAGCATATTCGTATCGACCTTTATTTTGAACGGCTGGTATGACCGTTACCTGGAGGAAGCGCTCCGTAATGCGGAGTTCCTGCTTGAGATGGAGCATGTCCATATCGAGAACCAGATCGAGACGATGGGGCGCGCCGCGCAGCTGTCGATTTCGGACAAAGAAGTGATCTACTATCTGCAGGAGACGGACGAGCCGCCTACGGCGGAATTGATTGAATTCAACACGAACGCGTTCGCCAATCTGATGCGCATCCAGTTCAACAATCCGAACATTGAGCATCTGCGGCTGTTCGCCACCAACCCGAAGACTCATGAAATCTGGCCGATAATCCTGCATGAGCGCCGGATCCAGGCCCAGCCCTGGTATCCGACGGTGATGGCCAGGCAAGGGATGGAATGGTGGAACTTCGAGCGGACCGATCCCGACGTCATCCAGCGCTACAAGGAGGAGCCGGATTCCAGGCAGCCGAAGGTATCGCTGCTGCGCGAGATCGAGATTCCGAAGGACCATCATGTCGGTATCGTGCAGGTAGATATGCTGTTGAGCAAGTTCCTGCCGAAGGTGTACGGCTCGTTCCAGGACGAGCATTCCCAGTTGTTCCTGTTCGATCGGACGGCGGAGCTGTACACGAAGCCGGGACATCCGTTCCTGCTGCATTACGGCATGCAGGAAGACGTCATCGCCGCGCAGTACAAGCGGCTGGCTGCGGCGGGCCAGGAGCAGCACCTGCAGTTCACGTATAAGGATACCCCGTTCCTGATGGTGTATAAGGACATCCCGCGGCTGGATGCCAGACTGGTGAACGTCATCTCGCTGGAGAAGGTATTCTCGGACATTCGCGGCATGCGCAATGTGATGATTATCGTCAATATCGTCACGCTGCTGGCCTTGTCCGTCACGACGGCCTTCATCCATTCTTTTATTTTGAAGAAGCTGCATCAATTGACCGATTCGTTGAAAAAGATGCGCCAAGGCCGCTTCGACGTCAATCTCGATATTCGCGGCGGCGGAGAGGTCGGGGAGCTGGCCCATCATGTCCGCAAAATGGCGCAGAAGATTAATGAGCTCGTCGCTGACGCGGTGAACAAGCAGGCGATGACGAAGGAGGCGGAGCTGAAGTCGCTGCGCAACCAGATCGACTCCCATTTCCTGTACAACACGCTCGAAAATATCAAAATGCTGGCCGAGATCGAGAACCAGCTTGCCATCTCCGATTCGCTCACCTCGCTCGGTGCCCTTATCCGCTATAATCTGCGCTGGCCGAGCGAATATGTGACGCTCGGCGAAGAGATCGAGCATGTCCGCAACTATGTCGCCTTGATGAATCTCCGCTTCGATGAGCCGGTGCATCTGCATGTCGATGTGCCTCCCGGGCTGGAAGGGCGGGAGGTGCTGAAAATGATGCTGCAGCCCATCGTGGAGAATTCGCTCAAATATGCCTGGCTGAGCCTGGATGACGAGCGGGAGAAGCGGATCCGCCTGACGGCGTGGAGCGAGCTGGACATTCTGAATCTGGAAGTGACGGACAACGGATGCGGCCTGACGGAGGCGGAGGCGGACGATCTGAACCGGATGATCCGCCGCGAGGAGCCGGAGGAGGCGCATGCGGAGCCGGCGGCCGGCAATCAGGGAGGAATCGGCCTCCGCAATGTCCATCAGCGGCTGGAGCTGTATTATGGCAAGGAGTATGAAATCCATATCTCGGGCATGCCCGGCAGGGGGACGAGCGTCAGCCTCGCCTTGCCGTCTTGCGCGAGGAGAAAGGAATCGTGA
- a CDS encoding response regulator, whose amino-acid sequence MRRLLIVDDEKNIRFGLKAMIERQYPDAYRIGLARHGREALQELERSPYDLIITDIRMPMMDGLQLLEHLSREPNPPQVIMLSGHDDFHYCKEALRNGAADYLLKPIQREELFRALYKAGEALERQAENRSMLDSAERLFAEYRVSQLHYVLLNRDMPLPELKRVEAAIRFGDVGSPYRVLVFKPAGSAGRSWSGEELASAVKHLWSGGTPSGDEVGFIGKEGHYVLITAHEERVQAIAEAPRRERRMPLAAGISRPAVGLESLRLAHAQAVEAWTGIFIEPKHAVRFHEEPAGLHREYTRPLEEVHKLANMLGTDRDKELRALLYDLFDQDKLIGYGIAYLEELRSLINERVIDGVFRVHGAAPAELLASSRDVCDMFRFSDAQTYVKALEQFLLNLSRYMSEVRQAHSEREEMKEAIRYIREHYGKPLTMAMVSNHVSLSYTYFSEAFKQYTGDSFVNYVKKVRLEEAKRMLAETNDKIADISRTVGYEHVKQFNRVFKELEGITPHEYRRKQKSERFRGSFAD is encoded by the coding sequence ATGCGCAGACTGCTGATCGTCGATGACGAGAAAAATATCCGCTTCGGGCTGAAGGCGATGATTGAACGCCAATATCCCGATGCGTATCGTATCGGGCTGGCCCGGCATGGCCGCGAGGCGCTCCAGGAACTGGAACGCTCCCCGTACGATCTGATCATTACCGATATCCGGATGCCGATGATGGACGGCCTCCAGCTGTTGGAGCATCTGTCCCGGGAGCCGAATCCGCCGCAGGTCATCATGCTGAGCGGGCATGACGATTTTCATTACTGCAAGGAGGCGCTGCGGAACGGGGCGGCCGACTACCTGCTGAAGCCGATTCAGCGGGAGGAACTGTTCCGTGCCCTGTACAAGGCCGGAGAGGCGCTCGAGCGGCAGGCCGAGAACCGCTCGATGCTCGACTCGGCGGAGCGGCTGTTCGCCGAGTATCGAGTCAGTCAGCTGCACTATGTGCTGCTGAATCGGGATATGCCGCTCCCGGAACTGAAGCGGGTGGAGGCGGCGATCCGCTTCGGCGACGTCGGCTCTCCCTACCGGGTGCTCGTCTTCAAGCCGGCAGGGTCCGCTGGCCGGAGCTGGAGCGGCGAAGAGCTGGCTTCCGCGGTGAAGCATCTGTGGAGCGGCGGGACGCCGTCCGGAGATGAGGTCGGCTTCATCGGCAAGGAAGGGCATTATGTGTTGATTACCGCGCATGAGGAGCGGGTGCAGGCGATCGCGGAGGCGCCGCGGCGCGAGCGGAGGATGCCGCTGGCGGCAGGGATCAGCCGTCCGGCAGTGGGGCTGGAGAGCCTGCGGCTGGCGCATGCCCAAGCGGTAGAGGCATGGACAGGAATCTTCATTGAGCCGAAGCATGCGGTAAGGTTTCACGAGGAACCTGCCGGCCTGCACCGGGAGTACACGCGGCCGCTGGAAGAAGTGCATAAGCTGGCGAACATGCTGGGCACCGATCGCGATAAGGAATTGCGCGCTTTGCTATATGATCTGTTCGATCAGGATAAGCTGATCGGGTACGGCATCGCCTATCTGGAGGAGCTGCGAAGCCTGATTAACGAGCGGGTCATCGACGGCGTGTTCCGCGTGCACGGGGCTGCCCCGGCGGAATTGCTGGCCAGCTCGCGCGATGTATGCGACATGTTCCGGTTCAGCGACGCGCAGACTTACGTGAAGGCGCTGGAGCAGTTCCTGCTCAATCTGAGCCGCTATATGTCCGAAGTGCGCCAGGCCCATTCGGAGCGGGAAGAGATGAAGGAAGCGATCCGCTATATTCGGGAACACTACGGCAAGCCGCTGACGATGGCGATGGTGTCGAATCATGTCTCGCTCAGCTACACGTATTTCAGCGAGGCGTTCAAGCAGTACACCGGAGACAGCTTCGTGAACTATGTCAAAAAGGTGCGGCTGGAGGAAGCGAAGCGGATGCTGGCGGAGACGAATGACAAAATTGCGGACATCAGTCGCACGGTAGGATACGAGCATGTCAAGCAATTTAACCGTGTTTTTAAGGAGTTGGAAGGAATTACTCCGCACGAATATCGCAGGAAACAAAAAAGTGAGCGCTTTCGCGGAAGCTTTGCGGATTGA
- the guaA gene encoding glutamine-hydrolyzing GMP synthase, whose protein sequence is MTQPHEMIVVLDFGGQYNQLIARRIRDLGVYSELIPYNTPVDKIKELNPKGIVFSGGPASVYEENSPLVDEGIYELGIPILGICYGMQMMSHQLKGKVERAGKREYGKAEVVFQPECGLAANLEPNQTVWMSHTDLVVELPEGFRIDAGTEHAPIAAMSHPEKRFYAVQFHPEVRHSVHGNEMIKNFLYEVCGCHGDWTMESFIEDKVREIRETVGDKKVLCALSGGVDSSVVAALIHRAIGDQLTCMFIDHGLLRKDEAEGVMETFVGKFDMHVVKIDARERFLGKLAGVSDPERKRKIIGNEFIYCFDEESAKLGEFDFLAQGTLYTDIVESGTATAQTIKSHHNVGGLPEDMKFKLIEPLNALFKDEVRKVGEELGLPRAIVWRQPFPGPGLAIRVLGEVTEDKLKIVRESDAILREEIAKAGLDNEIWQYFTALPDMKSVGVMGDARTYSYTVGIRAVTSIDGMTADWARIPWDILEKISVRIVNEVDNVNRIVYDITSKPPATIEWE, encoded by the coding sequence ATGACACAGCCACATGAAATGATCGTCGTCCTTGATTTCGGAGGACAATACAACCAGCTAATCGCGCGCCGAATTCGGGACTTGGGGGTATATAGCGAGCTGATTCCGTATAACACCCCCGTGGACAAGATCAAGGAACTGAACCCGAAAGGGATCGTGTTCTCCGGCGGGCCTGCCAGCGTGTACGAGGAGAACTCGCCGCTGGTGGATGAGGGCATCTATGAATTGGGCATTCCGATTCTCGGCATTTGCTACGGCATGCAGATGATGTCCCATCAATTGAAAGGCAAGGTAGAACGGGCAGGCAAGCGGGAATACGGCAAGGCAGAGGTTGTCTTCCAGCCGGAATGCGGTCTTGCGGCCAACCTGGAGCCGAACCAGACGGTATGGATGAGCCATACGGACCTCGTCGTCGAGCTGCCGGAAGGCTTCCGCATCGATGCCGGCACGGAGCATGCGCCGATTGCGGCCATGAGCCACCCGGAGAAGCGCTTCTATGCGGTGCAGTTCCATCCGGAAGTGCGCCATTCCGTACATGGCAACGAGATGATCAAAAACTTCCTGTATGAGGTGTGCGGCTGTCACGGCGACTGGACGATGGAATCGTTCATCGAGGATAAGGTTCGCGAGATTCGCGAGACGGTCGGTGACAAGAAGGTGCTGTGCGCCTTGAGCGGCGGGGTCGATTCCTCTGTCGTCGCAGCTCTGATTCACCGCGCCATCGGCGATCAGCTGACATGCATGTTCATCGATCACGGCCTGCTCCGCAAGGATGAAGCCGAAGGCGTCATGGAGACGTTCGTCGGCAAGTTCGACATGCATGTGGTCAAGATCGACGCGCGCGAGCGCTTCTTGGGCAAGCTGGCCGGCGTGTCCGATCCGGAGCGGAAGCGGAAGATTATCGGCAATGAGTTCATCTATTGCTTCGATGAGGAGTCGGCGAAGCTGGGCGAGTTCGATTTCCTGGCGCAAGGCACGCTGTATACGGATATTGTAGAGAGCGGAACGGCAACCGCGCAGACGATCAAGTCTCACCACAATGTGGGAGGCTTGCCGGAAGATATGAAGTTCAAGCTGATCGAGCCGTTGAACGCGCTGTTCAAGGACGAAGTGCGCAAGGTCGGCGAAGAGTTGGGCCTGCCGCGCGCTATCGTATGGCGCCAGCCGTTCCCGGGACCGGGGCTCGCGATTCGCGTGCTTGGCGAAGTGACGGAGGATAAGCTGAAGATCGTTCGCGAATCGGATGCGATTCTGCGTGAGGAGATTGCCAAGGCAGGACTCGATAACGAGATTTGGCAATACTTCACCGCGCTGCCGGACATGAAGAGCGTCGGCGTCATGGGTGATGCCCGCACGTATTCATACACGGTCGGCATCCGGGCGGTTACGTCCATTGATGGCATGACCGCCGATTGGGCGCGCATTCCGTGGGATATTCTCGAGAAGATCTCGGTCCGGATCGTGAACGAGGTCGACAACGTCAACCGGATCGTCTATGACATCACGTCGAAGCCGCCGGCGACGATTGAGTGGGAGTAA